The following proteins are co-located in the Pseudarthrobacter siccitolerans genome:
- a CDS encoding ABC-F family ATP-binding cassette domain-containing protein: MAHLLGGENLTVSYATRTVLDGITLGLEEGDRIGMVGRNGDGKSTLMRLLALRSTPDSGRVTKRGDVNVGYLDQSDVLDGDLTVGAAIVGDQADYEWARNPQIREIMGGLVSDVDWHANVHALSGGQKRRVALAKLLIEDHDVIMLDEPTNHLDVEGVAWLSRHLKTRWRANQGAFLVVTHDRWFLDEVCNKTWEVHDGIVDPFEGGYAAYVLARAERDRMASVVEGKRQQLVKKELAWLRRGAPARTAKPKFRIEAANALIADVPEPRDSMALSKMATARQGKDVLDLENVSLDFQGSDDGRKLFDNITLRLAPGERLGLVGVNGAGKTTLLKLLNGEITPDAGKVKRGKTVVTAVLTQEVKELDDVSDLRVIEVIEREKRSFNVGGKEFSAGQLVEQLGFTNEKQWTPVRDLSGGERRRLQLLRLLVGEPNVLMLDEPTNDLDTDTLAAVEDVLDGWPGTLVVVSHDRYLLERVTDHQMALLGDGKIRGLPGGVDQYLELRESALAGSTITGGGNPVTSGGSSGAAAAPAGPSEAEKRDARKAKNRIERQLKKLDQQEKKLHDDMVKSTEKSDFDALAGQNKQLKDLADEKDTLELEWLEASEVLGE; this comes from the coding sequence TTGGCACACCTTCTTGGCGGCGAAAACCTCACCGTCTCCTACGCAACCCGCACCGTCCTGGACGGCATTACCCTCGGGCTTGAGGAGGGTGACCGGATTGGCATGGTGGGCCGGAACGGCGACGGTAAGTCCACGCTGATGCGCCTGCTGGCGCTGCGTTCCACCCCTGACTCCGGCAGGGTCACCAAGCGCGGCGACGTCAATGTCGGGTACCTGGACCAAAGCGACGTGCTCGACGGCGACCTGACAGTGGGTGCCGCGATCGTGGGGGACCAGGCGGATTACGAATGGGCGCGGAACCCGCAGATCCGCGAGATTATGGGCGGGCTCGTGTCCGACGTGGACTGGCACGCCAACGTGCACGCCCTGTCCGGCGGGCAGAAGCGGCGTGTGGCACTGGCCAAGCTCCTGATTGAGGACCACGACGTCATCATGCTGGACGAGCCCACCAACCACCTGGACGTGGAGGGCGTGGCCTGGCTGTCCCGGCACCTGAAAACCCGCTGGCGTGCCAACCAGGGCGCCTTCCTGGTGGTCACCCACGACCGCTGGTTCCTTGACGAAGTCTGCAACAAAACCTGGGAAGTCCACGATGGAATCGTGGATCCCTTCGAAGGCGGTTACGCCGCCTACGTGCTGGCACGCGCTGAACGGGACCGGATGGCCTCGGTGGTTGAGGGCAAGCGCCAGCAGCTGGTCAAAAAGGAACTGGCCTGGCTGCGACGCGGCGCCCCCGCCCGGACCGCAAAGCCGAAGTTCCGGATTGAGGCAGCCAACGCCCTCATCGCCGACGTTCCCGAACCCCGGGATTCCATGGCGCTGAGCAAGATGGCCACGGCCCGCCAGGGCAAGGACGTACTGGACCTCGAGAACGTTTCCCTGGACTTCCAGGGCAGCGACGACGGCCGGAAGCTCTTCGACAACATCACCCTCCGCCTGGCCCCTGGCGAGCGGCTGGGGCTGGTGGGCGTCAACGGCGCCGGCAAGACCACGCTCCTGAAGCTCCTCAATGGTGAAATCACTCCCGACGCCGGCAAGGTCAAGCGCGGCAAAACGGTGGTCACCGCTGTCCTCACGCAGGAAGTCAAGGAGCTCGACGACGTCTCCGACCTGCGCGTCATCGAGGTCATCGAGCGGGAAAAGCGGTCCTTTAACGTGGGCGGCAAGGAATTCAGCGCCGGCCAGCTGGTGGAGCAGCTGGGGTTCACCAACGAAAAGCAGTGGACCCCGGTCAGGGACCTGTCCGGTGGTGAGCGCCGCCGCCTCCAGCTGCTTCGGCTGCTGGTGGGGGAGCCCAACGTGCTGATGCTCGACGAGCCCACCAATGACCTGGACACCGATACCCTCGCAGCCGTGGAGGATGTGCTGGACGGCTGGCCCGGCACGCTGGTGGTAGTCAGCCACGACCGGTACCTCCTGGAGCGCGTCACCGACCACCAGATGGCGCTCCTCGGTGACGGCAAGATCCGCGGCCTGCCCGGCGGCGTGGACCAGTACCTGGAACTGCGCGAGTCCGCCCTGGCCGGATCGACCATCACGGGCGGCGGCAACCCCGTCACCAGTGGCGGCTCCAGCGGCGCAGCCGCGGCTCCCGCCGGCCCTTCGGAGGCCGAGAAGCGGGATGCCCGCAAGGCCAAGAACCGCATCGAACGCCAGCTCAAGAAGCTCGATCAGCAGGAGAAGAAACTCCACGACGACATGGTCAAGAGCACGGAGAAGTCCGACTTCGACGCGCTCGCCGGACAAAACAAGCAGCTCAAGGACCTGGCAGACGAAAAGGACACCCTCGAACTCGAATGGCTCGAAGCCTCCGAAGTCCTCGGCGAGTAG
- the glmU gene encoding bifunctional UDP-N-acetylglucosamine diphosphorylase/glucosamine-1-phosphate N-acetyltransferase GlmU: protein MIPEKTGPAAVIVLAAGAGTRMKSRTPKILHEIGGRSMVGHALLAARSINPRQLAVVVRHERDLVARHLADVDPAAVIVDQDDIPGTGRAVEVALQALDAEQNLTGTVVVTYGDVPLLSGGLLAELVATHERDANAVTVLTAVLDDASGYGRILRGDDGTVTGIREHKDASDAERLIREVNSGIYAFDAAVLRDALAHVTTDNSQGEKYLTDVLALARRAGGRVAAVVTADRWQVEGANDRVQLAALGAELNRRIVEAWMRAGVTVVDPSTTWIDASVTLDEDVRILPNTQLHGATTVARDAVVGPDTTLTDVTIGEGAKVVRTHGSGAFIGPDAAVGPFTYLRPGTVLGESGKIGAFYETKNVRIGRGSKLSHLGYAGDAEIGEDTNIGCGNITANYDGEKKHRTVIGSGVRTGSNTVFVAPVTMGDGAYSGAGAVIRKDVPAGALALTVAAQRNTEGWVQANRPGTRSAELAQAATTNSSSTPASTEEGKQ from the coding sequence GTGATCCCCGAGAAAACCGGCCCGGCCGCAGTCATCGTTCTGGCGGCAGGCGCCGGTACCCGGATGAAATCGCGTACCCCCAAGATCCTGCATGAGATCGGCGGCAGGTCCATGGTGGGCCACGCCCTCCTGGCCGCCCGCAGCATCAACCCCCGCCAGCTCGCCGTGGTGGTCCGCCACGAACGCGACCTGGTGGCACGCCACCTCGCCGACGTCGATCCGGCCGCGGTGATTGTGGACCAGGACGACATCCCAGGCACCGGGCGTGCAGTGGAGGTGGCCCTGCAGGCCCTCGACGCGGAGCAGAACCTCACCGGAACCGTTGTGGTGACCTACGGCGACGTGCCGCTCCTGTCCGGCGGCCTGCTGGCCGAGCTCGTGGCCACCCACGAACGCGACGCCAACGCAGTGACCGTCCTCACGGCGGTCCTGGACGACGCCAGCGGATACGGCCGGATCCTCCGCGGTGACGACGGCACCGTGACCGGGATCCGCGAACACAAGGACGCCTCCGACGCCGAGCGCCTCATCCGTGAAGTCAACTCCGGCATCTACGCCTTCGACGCCGCCGTCCTCCGCGACGCGCTGGCCCACGTCACCACCGACAACTCGCAGGGCGAGAAGTACCTCACCGACGTGCTCGCCCTGGCGCGGCGGGCAGGCGGCCGCGTGGCCGCCGTCGTCACTGCCGACCGCTGGCAGGTGGAGGGCGCGAACGACCGCGTCCAGCTGGCCGCCCTCGGCGCTGAACTTAACCGCCGGATCGTGGAAGCCTGGATGCGTGCCGGCGTCACCGTGGTGGACCCGTCCACAACCTGGATCGATGCGTCCGTGACCTTGGACGAGGACGTCCGGATCCTGCCCAACACCCAGCTTCACGGCGCCACCACCGTGGCGAGGGACGCCGTCGTGGGCCCCGATACCACCCTGACCGACGTGACCATCGGTGAAGGCGCCAAGGTAGTCCGCACCCATGGTTCCGGGGCCTTCATCGGCCCGGATGCCGCCGTCGGCCCTTTCACCTACCTCCGCCCCGGCACCGTCCTGGGTGAAAGCGGCAAGATCGGCGCTTTCTACGAGACCAAAAACGTCCGCATCGGACGTGGTTCAAAGCTGTCCCACCTTGGTTACGCCGGTGACGCCGAGATCGGCGAGGACACCAACATCGGCTGCGGAAACATCACGGCCAATTACGACGGCGAGAAGAAGCACCGCACGGTGATCGGCTCAGGCGTCAGGACCGGCTCCAATACAGTGTTCGTTGCCCCGGTCACCATGGGGGACGGTGCCTACAGCGGCGCCGGCGCGGTGATCCGCAAGGACGTTCCGGCGGGTGCGCTCGCCCTGACGGTAGCGGCACAGCGAAACACGGAGGGCTGGGTCCAGGCCAACCGCCCCGGAACCCGCTCCGCCGAACTGGCCCAGGCAGCCACCACAAATTCCTCAAGTACCCCGGCATCTACAGAAGAGGGCAAGCAATAA
- a CDS encoding ribose-phosphate diphosphokinase, whose product MSEITARGEKKLVLATGRAHPELAREIAKELGTELLPVDAYDFANGEIYVRAGESVRGTDAFVIQAHPAPLNNWLMEQLIMIDSLKRASAKRITVVSPFYPYARQDKKGRGREPISARLVADLYKTAGADRIMSVDLHTSQIQGFFDGPVDHLMAIPLLADYIRTRVDAENITVVSPDTGRVRVAEQWAERLGGAPLAFVHKSRDLTVPNQAVSKTVVGQIEGRTCVLIDDMIDTGGTISGAVNVLMNAGAKDVIIAATHAVFSEPAAQRLSESGAREVVVTNTLPLSANQRFPQLTVLSIAPLIARAVREVFDDGSVTSLFDGKA is encoded by the coding sequence ATGAGCGAAATTACGGCGCGCGGCGAAAAGAAGCTGGTGCTGGCCACTGGCCGTGCCCACCCCGAGCTGGCCCGGGAGATCGCCAAGGAGCTGGGCACTGAACTGCTGCCGGTGGACGCCTACGACTTCGCCAACGGTGAGATCTACGTCCGTGCCGGCGAAAGTGTCCGCGGAACGGACGCCTTCGTCATCCAGGCGCACCCGGCCCCGCTGAACAACTGGCTGATGGAACAGCTGATCATGATCGACTCGCTGAAGCGTGCCTCCGCCAAGCGCATCACCGTTGTTTCCCCCTTCTACCCGTACGCTCGGCAGGACAAGAAGGGCCGCGGCCGCGAGCCCATCTCGGCCCGCCTGGTGGCAGACCTCTACAAGACTGCCGGTGCCGACCGCATCATGAGCGTTGACCTGCACACGTCCCAGATCCAGGGCTTCTTTGACGGTCCCGTGGATCACCTGATGGCCATCCCGCTGCTGGCCGATTACATCCGGACCCGTGTGGACGCCGAAAACATCACGGTGGTCTCGCCGGACACCGGCCGCGTCCGCGTCGCGGAGCAGTGGGCCGAACGCCTCGGCGGCGCCCCGCTGGCGTTCGTGCACAAGAGCAGGGACCTGACCGTTCCCAACCAGGCAGTTTCCAAAACAGTTGTGGGCCAGATCGAAGGCCGCACCTGTGTCCTGATCGACGACATGATCGACACCGGCGGAACCATTTCCGGCGCCGTCAACGTGCTGATGAACGCCGGGGCCAAGGACGTCATCATCGCGGCTACGCACGCGGTCTTCTCCGAGCCGGCCGCCCAGCGCCTCTCGGAGTCCGGCGCCCGTGAAGTAGTGGTCACCAACACCCTCCCGCTTTCGGCCAATCAGCGCTTCCCGCAGCTGACCGTGCTGTCCATCGCCCCGCTGATCGCACGCGCCGTCCGGGAAGTGTTCGACGACGGCTCCGTCACCAGCCTTTTCGACGGCAAGGCCTGA
- a CDS encoding 50S ribosomal protein L25/general stress protein Ctc, which translates to MSEQKLAAEVRTEFGKGFARRARMANQIPAVIYGHGAEPIHITLPAKATTLAVRTANALLSLDINGEGHLALVKDVQRDPIKQIIEHIDLLTVRQGEKVTVDIPVHVVGEVAPGNVFNQELTVISLEAEATHLPTAVEVDIEGRTAGQHIHASDLVLPKGAVLLADADALVVNISEATEAGEEGAEEAAGTASEAAAE; encoded by the coding sequence ATGTCTGAGCAGAAGCTCGCAGCAGAAGTACGCACCGAATTCGGCAAGGGCTTCGCCCGCCGCGCCCGGATGGCCAACCAGATCCCTGCCGTTATCTACGGCCACGGTGCAGAGCCCATCCACATCACCCTCCCCGCCAAGGCAACCACTCTGGCCGTCCGTACCGCGAACGCCCTGCTGTCCCTGGACATCAACGGCGAAGGCCACCTGGCCCTGGTGAAGGATGTCCAGCGCGACCCCATCAAGCAGATCATCGAGCACATCGACCTGCTGACCGTCCGCCAGGGCGAAAAGGTCACCGTTGACATCCCCGTTCACGTTGTTGGCGAAGTTGCCCCCGGCAACGTCTTCAACCAGGAACTGACTGTCATCTCGCTCGAAGCCGAGGCAACCCACCTGCCTACCGCCGTCGAGGTTGACATCGAAGGCCGCACCGCCGGCCAGCACATCCACGCTTCGGACCTGGTCCTGCCCAAGGGTGCTGTCCTGCTCGCTGACGCTGACGCACTCGTGGTGAACATCTCCGAGGCCACTGAAGCCGGCGAAGAAGGCGCTGAAGAAGCTGCCGGCACCGCTTCCGAGGCTGCAGCCGAGTAA
- a CDS encoding helix-turn-helix transcriptional regulator, with translation MSIEPLSWGRGATPQGAGLQTEPSGTPGGQRWSAPARSANLEAVRAALTSEDSLGVIITGGRGVGKSSLARAAVADLGPDAWSLQLRSGPAGANTPYGCLSFLLARLPQAYMGSPTAILRGITSLIRSDAAGRPCVLTLDTSGTIDDMSAGVLLNVLLTGTAKIIAVAPKISDLPADFHWLLTDRRLTEVRLSNLNELQTRQVLLSLLGHRVSASLVNTYHNIVGGNPLLLKALVTEQKLSGNLVLSDSVWTLRDKVVLDGAASLDDIVRSRWSRETPETREVIEMLSCARRVELSGLTAIYSADVVADMEDGGLLEIDDSDHRWVSLREKYIGDVVRSWLSIARRRELRSVLLSGTEPEPAGMTVDELMAFAAWTHECEADLSPAMALAAAEAAVQLFDPRFALAYADMLKRTDPEWVPAQRQKAAAYLQLDLPVQALAALDDISQPELDSVGVEEYAHVIAAKARVMLWLPEHAEKVPALLAEARERLDAARGQAAWPHPAVAAAHRVALSGFEYRAFAGDYAAMIPELKAAADPALNPDTSYRMQASIILMTALSLTGREMDALSLMRRLGGQISDASHVVGLREQYTREAFVVLLTAGQWRRCIDLVGPHTDGESDRMPYRSAASELAAGLAYVYSGRGGAALDPLISAVAQLELQPGQSALRSAYAATALAYAQTGNAPQARKYLGKLQRTPGKSSFSAENIIEFCAQVAGRWLGDSESVAGLKQSAQRNAKAGVYTMAGISLLAATVNGSDADFRLLEDIAGHRQGPLAEVSRLIAAGSRTKDAKTLLTAGELAATLELDAVEARCMALAVDFARQDGDAVSARTAQARLDILAATVANLPIVPSSGSPLLTARERQIARLAGRGASNRDIALEMGVSVRTVEGHLYQVFTKLGVTSRGDLTGLV, from the coding sequence ATGTCAATTGAGCCGCTTAGCTGGGGACGTGGGGCAACACCTCAGGGCGCAGGGCTGCAGACCGAACCCTCCGGCACACCAGGGGGGCAACGGTGGTCTGCCCCTGCCCGCAGCGCAAACCTCGAAGCCGTGCGTGCCGCGCTGACTTCCGAAGATTCCCTGGGCGTCATTATCACCGGCGGCCGCGGGGTGGGGAAGTCATCACTTGCCCGGGCTGCAGTGGCCGATCTTGGCCCCGATGCCTGGTCGCTTCAACTGCGCAGCGGCCCCGCCGGCGCCAACACGCCCTACGGATGCCTCTCCTTCCTGCTGGCCCGCCTTCCACAGGCCTACATGGGTTCGCCCACGGCCATCCTGCGGGGCATCACTTCGCTGATCCGGAGCGATGCCGCCGGACGGCCCTGCGTCCTTACCCTTGATACATCCGGAACCATCGACGACATGAGCGCCGGGGTGCTCCTGAACGTGCTCCTGACCGGCACCGCCAAGATCATTGCGGTCGCACCAAAGATCAGCGATCTTCCCGCCGACTTCCACTGGCTGCTCACAGACAGGCGCCTGACCGAGGTCCGGCTCAGCAACCTCAATGAGCTGCAAACCCGCCAGGTGCTGCTGTCCCTGCTGGGCCACCGGGTCTCGGCCTCTCTGGTCAACACCTACCACAACATTGTGGGCGGCAACCCCCTGCTGCTGAAGGCCCTGGTAACCGAGCAGAAGCTCTCGGGAAACCTCGTCCTGTCCGACTCCGTCTGGACCCTCCGTGACAAAGTGGTGCTCGACGGCGCCGCCAGCCTTGACGATATTGTCCGCTCCCGCTGGTCCAGGGAAACGCCGGAAACCCGGGAAGTCATCGAAATGCTCTCCTGCGCCCGGCGGGTGGAACTCTCCGGGCTCACTGCCATCTACAGTGCCGACGTCGTGGCGGATATGGAGGACGGGGGCCTGCTGGAGATCGACGACTCCGACCACCGCTGGGTGTCGCTGCGGGAGAAATATATCGGCGATGTAGTGCGCTCCTGGTTAAGCATTGCCCGCCGGCGGGAGCTGCGGAGTGTGCTCCTCAGCGGGACGGAACCGGAGCCGGCCGGGATGACTGTCGATGAGCTGATGGCTTTCGCCGCCTGGACCCATGAGTGCGAGGCCGACCTCAGCCCCGCAATGGCCCTCGCCGCCGCCGAAGCCGCGGTTCAGCTCTTTGACCCCCGCTTCGCCCTGGCCTACGCGGACATGCTTAAGAGGACAGACCCGGAGTGGGTGCCGGCCCAGCGGCAAAAGGCCGCCGCATACCTTCAGCTGGACCTGCCCGTCCAGGCCCTGGCTGCCCTGGATGACATCTCGCAGCCCGAACTGGACAGCGTGGGAGTCGAAGAGTACGCACACGTCATTGCGGCCAAGGCCCGGGTGATGCTGTGGCTGCCGGAGCACGCAGAGAAGGTCCCGGCCCTTCTTGCCGAGGCACGGGAAAGGCTGGATGCGGCCCGGGGCCAGGCCGCATGGCCGCACCCGGCTGTGGCCGCCGCTCATCGGGTAGCACTGAGCGGGTTCGAGTACCGGGCGTTCGCTGGTGATTACGCTGCAATGATTCCGGAGCTCAAGGCAGCAGCCGATCCCGCACTCAATCCGGACACCTCCTACCGCATGCAGGCTTCCATCATCCTGATGACCGCACTGTCCTTGACGGGGCGGGAAATGGACGCGTTGAGCCTGATGCGGCGGCTTGGCGGACAAATTTCGGACGCATCGCACGTGGTGGGCCTGCGCGAGCAGTACACCCGGGAGGCCTTCGTGGTACTGCTGACCGCCGGGCAATGGCGGCGGTGTATTGACCTGGTGGGACCGCACACTGACGGGGAATCAGACCGCATGCCTTACCGGAGCGCCGCGTCCGAACTTGCCGCCGGGCTGGCCTATGTCTATTCCGGCCGTGGCGGCGCTGCCCTGGACCCCTTGATTTCGGCTGTGGCCCAGCTGGAGCTCCAGCCGGGCCAGAGCGCCCTTCGCTCGGCGTATGCCGCAACGGCCTTGGCATACGCCCAGACGGGCAACGCGCCCCAGGCACGCAAGTATCTCGGCAAACTCCAAAGGACTCCTGGTAAATCCAGTTTTTCCGCCGAAAACATCATTGAGTTCTGCGCCCAGGTTGCCGGACGTTGGCTGGGGGATTCCGAATCCGTTGCCGGGCTGAAGCAGTCAGCCCAGCGGAACGCTAAAGCAGGGGTTTACACCATGGCAGGCATCAGCCTGCTCGCTGCCACTGTCAACGGCAGCGACGCGGACTTCCGCCTCCTGGAAGACATCGCCGGGCACCGGCAAGGCCCCTTGGCAGAGGTCTCCCGGCTCATCGCCGCGGGCAGCAGGACCAAGGATGCCAAAACCCTCCTCACAGCGGGCGAACTGGCGGCCACGCTCGAACTGGACGCGGTAGAGGCGCGCTGCATGGCATTGGCCGTGGACTTCGCGCGGCAGGACGGCGACGCGGTTTCAGCCCGGACCGCCCAGGCCAGGCTGGACATCCTGGCGGCAACTGTGGCAAATCTTCCCATCGTGCCCAGCAGCGGCAGTCCGCTGCTCACCGCACGGGAGCGCCAAATCGCCCGGCTCGCCGGCCGCGGAGCCTCAAACCGTGATATCGCCCTGGAAATGGGTGTATCAGTCCGGACCGTTGAAGGCCATTTGTACCAGGTCTTTACGAAGCTCGGCGTAACTTCCAGGGGTGATCTGACTGGACTCGTCTAA
- a CDS encoding helix-turn-helix transcriptional regulator, with the protein MERICNIVRNGTSHAIFLMAGPGIGKTSLTEAIAERLAGQLNILQIHGSSALAAVPFGVLTPYTGDLTAEESVSPVAVLRSMWTYFEKLKAGSGAPVLLIVDDAHHLDEASAGVVADLISAGWATVVAAARPRPGLPQPLDQLWYDGLAERVDLRPLNRDQIDEVLAHVLDGTVPPATIDSIWQASGGNPRILDALLHDAAESGVLAKRNGIWVLLGHLPADGPQLTAVVTKDHLRRGPEEQEALKLIALAGPVGRKVIEDISGASVVRSLLDQQMISESSGVPAELFMWNALFAKAIRNTLSVSRSLQLLEKIRAHQDGAALRGEGMLRSVEWAFEVGLRIPDDEMLRAAREALRRFRNDSARTIAAKVRDPALVPLAKAIQARALYNEGVYGPAAELLDACWRQLSGTGEGPAVVLLRAAAHQAKGAPLRPLADDMREHIRQLDDGDRFAPEQLLHVVRLLELGAEVDAEALAAEVREIRNSPSPDAGGEPVRALGEALLAHALAAAGRASEGLDSALLAASELPPLEDSLFFYTEFVLGRLVTDYLAMGEWESAGRELDNYAASHSPGADTFNGSLQILRGYSLLRQGRMERAYQVLLPAVEALRLNDPLQLFRFGSALGFYVAARLGDTAQAQRLEQDYSDAAAGGPAHELLAAAYNAAAAEYLSRDGKGLAALHTLATTHDATARAGTLLELLAICWDLGDPSVIPVVQSVAGTVEGRWAQAMLTLATRWEEADGDALMETASNLEESGFVNLAREAYARASTLLEQAGERRRSRQAVAMREKCDHELGERFREGRFIAAAPAVHLTRREQDIVELAVQGLTDREIAQRLMVSVRTVEGHLYRTYVKLGVRSRDELESALPK; encoded by the coding sequence CTGGAACGGATCTGCAATATTGTCCGGAACGGCACCAGCCACGCGATTTTCCTGATGGCAGGGCCGGGCATCGGCAAAACGTCCCTGACAGAGGCAATCGCCGAGCGTCTCGCCGGGCAGCTGAACATCCTGCAGATCCACGGCAGCTCCGCCCTTGCGGCCGTGCCTTTCGGCGTCCTCACCCCTTACACGGGAGACCTGACCGCTGAAGAGTCCGTCTCGCCGGTAGCGGTACTGCGTTCCATGTGGACCTACTTTGAAAAGCTGAAGGCGGGCAGCGGCGCCCCGGTCCTGCTGATAGTGGATGATGCCCATCACCTGGACGAGGCCTCGGCCGGCGTGGTGGCGGACCTCATCTCTGCCGGATGGGCAACGGTGGTTGCTGCCGCCAGGCCCCGGCCCGGCCTCCCGCAGCCGCTGGACCAGCTCTGGTACGACGGCCTTGCCGAACGGGTGGACCTCCGGCCCCTGAATCGGGATCAGATCGACGAAGTCCTGGCCCACGTCCTGGATGGGACCGTCCCGCCGGCCACCATCGACTCCATCTGGCAGGCGTCGGGCGGCAACCCGCGGATCCTCGACGCACTGCTGCACGATGCCGCCGAAAGCGGAGTCCTCGCCAAGCGGAACGGCATCTGGGTACTGCTTGGCCACCTGCCGGCGGACGGCCCGCAGCTCACGGCGGTGGTGACCAAGGACCACCTCCGGCGGGGACCGGAGGAACAGGAGGCCCTGAAGCTCATCGCCCTCGCCGGGCCCGTGGGCCGAAAGGTGATCGAGGACATCAGCGGGGCCTCCGTGGTCCGCTCCCTCCTTGACCAGCAGATGATTTCCGAGAGTTCCGGGGTTCCGGCCGAGCTCTTCATGTGGAACGCCCTCTTCGCCAAAGCGATCAGGAACACCCTGTCCGTGTCCCGGAGCCTGCAACTGCTGGAAAAGATCCGGGCCCACCAGGACGGCGCGGCCCTGCGCGGCGAGGGCATGCTTCGTTCCGTGGAGTGGGCCTTTGAGGTAGGCCTGCGCATTCCCGACGACGAGATGCTGCGCGCCGCCCGTGAAGCCTTGCGGCGCTTCCGCAATGACAGCGCCCGAACCATAGCGGCCAAAGTCCGGGATCCGGCATTGGTGCCCCTGGCCAAAGCTATCCAGGCCCGGGCGCTGTATAACGAGGGGGTGTACGGGCCGGCCGCCGAGCTGCTTGATGCCTGCTGGCGGCAGCTGTCCGGTACCGGCGAGGGCCCCGCCGTCGTCCTTCTCCGGGCGGCCGCCCACCAGGCGAAGGGCGCACCGCTCAGGCCCCTGGCCGATGACATGCGGGAACACATCCGGCAACTGGATGACGGGGACCGTTTCGCGCCGGAGCAGCTCCTGCACGTCGTGCGCCTCCTCGAGCTGGGTGCGGAAGTGGACGCCGAAGCGCTGGCCGCGGAGGTGAGGGAGATCAGGAACAGCCCCTCCCCGGATGCGGGAGGCGAACCGGTCAGGGCCTTGGGTGAGGCGCTCCTGGCGCACGCCCTGGCTGCCGCCGGCCGGGCCTCCGAGGGCCTGGATTCCGCGCTCCTGGCCGCTTCCGAGTTGCCGCCGCTGGAGGACAGCCTGTTCTTCTACACAGAGTTTGTACTGGGCCGGCTGGTGACCGACTACCTTGCCATGGGGGAATGGGAATCGGCCGGGCGTGAACTCGACAATTACGCCGCCAGCCACTCGCCCGGGGCCGACACCTTCAACGGCAGTCTGCAGATACTGCGCGGGTACTCGCTCCTGCGGCAAGGCCGTATGGAGCGTGCGTACCAGGTGCTGCTGCCGGCCGTGGAGGCACTCCGCCTGAACGATCCGCTGCAGCTGTTCCGCTTCGGTTCAGCGTTGGGTTTTTATGTTGCCGCAAGGCTGGGGGACACGGCTCAGGCGCAGCGCCTGGAACAGGACTACAGCGATGCTGCGGCAGGAGGCCCGGCCCACGAGCTGCTGGCCGCTGCCTACAACGCCGCTGCCGCCGAATACCTGTCCCGGGACGGCAAAGGCCTTGCCGCGCTGCATACGCTCGCCACCACGCATGACGCCACCGCGCGGGCCGGAACCCTGCTCGAACTCCTGGCCATCTGCTGGGATCTGGGCGACCCTTCCGTCATCCCGGTGGTGCAGTCTGTCGCCGGGACCGTGGAGGGCCGGTGGGCGCAGGCCATGCTGACCCTGGCTACCCGCTGGGAAGAGGCTGACGGGGATGCCCTGATGGAAACGGCCTCCAACCTGGAGGAATCGGGCTTCGTGAACCTGGCACGGGAGGCCTACGCCCGCGCCAGCACCCTTTTGGAGCAGGCAGGGGAACGCCGGCGCTCCCGGCAGGCCGTTGCCATGCGCGAAAAATGCGACCACGAACTGGGAGAAAGGTTCCGCGAAGGCCGCTTTATTGCCGCCGCTCCCGCCGTCCACCTCACCCGGCGCGAACAGGACATCGTGGAGCTGGCCGTACAGGGCCTGACAGACCGTGAAATCGCCCAGCGGCTCATGGTGTCGGTGCGCACGGTCGAGGGCCACCTGTACCGCACGTACGTCAAGCTCGGCGTGCGGAGCCGGGATGAGCTGGAGTCGGCCCTGCCCAAGTAG